The following DNA comes from Methanothermobacter tenebrarum.
TTTTAGTTCATTTAGTTTTATGGCTTTCATAAGGCAACTGTCTATGCAAATTCCGCATCCGATGCACGAATTTTTCACTGAGGCTTTGAATTTTCTTTTTTGGCAAGCTTTGATTATTGTTCTTGTTTTATTTGTGTCCTGTAAGAGGGCGTAGGTTAGAAGTAGGAAGTCCCTTGGGCATAATTCCGTTATCACCTTTGCGACTTCTATCGATTTTATTGAAAGGTTTCTGCCGTTTAGGTAGTGGGAAACTGTGGATCTGTTGATGCCTAGTTTATTGGCTACCTCTTTTTGTGTGTGTCCCTGTTTTGTCAAGTTTATTGCTGCAAGGTACCTGAGTCCTGAAATTATATGTTTTGGCATCGGGTCACCATGTGTGCTAATCACACTTTTATGATTATTTTATTTAAAATATTTCTACCAAGAAAAAATAGAAAATTATATATACTATTGTGTGGTATGTACACGTACTATTGTGGGATTAAATCAACACAAGAAACCTTTAAAGCAGGCATCCCAGAAAGAGGATCCCTCACAGAACTTGTAAGACAATTGACAAGAGCAAAATGGAAACTCATAAAAGCAACACCCTCCATTAAAGCTTCATTAAATTTTACCTTCGCCTTAACAGCCCCTCGCCTTGACTTAACCAAAACAAAATCGCCTTCACGGACTCCTAGCCTCTCCCCATCGACAGGATTCATCTCAAGAAACTTCCAATCCTTAAATTTTTCAAGGCCCCTGACTTTACTCGTCATGGTTCTTGTATGATACTGATATAAACTTCTACCTGTAATGAGCATGAAGGGATAATCCTTGTCAGGAGTCTCAAATAACTTTAATGAGGGTAAAATGAACTTTGCTCTACCATTTTCCCGTGTAAAACCATCCTTATAAAGAAAAGTAGACCCTGGATCCTCTTCACTTCTACAAGGCCATTGTATTCCCTCACTTTCTAGTCTTTTATATGATATGCCGCTATATGATGGTACAACTTCTCTTATCTCATTAAATATTTCCCTAGGATTTTCGAATTCGAAACCAGCGGCCCCCATTTTCTTAGCGATCTTGGATATGATCCACCAGTCAGGTTTAGCATCTCCTGGTGGTCTAATAGCAGATCTTATCAATTGCACCCTTCTTTCAGTGTTTGTGAATGTACCATCTTTTTCTGCGAATGAACAAGCAGGTAAAATAACATCCGCAAATTTTGAAGTTTCACTGGGGAATATGTCCTGTACGATTAAAAATTCAATATTTTTAAGGGCTTCTTCCACACTCTTTATATCTGGTTCGCTTAAAATGGGATTTTCACCCATGATATACAATGCTTTTATTTTACCTTTGCATGCATTTTCAAAAATTTCAGGCAATATTATCCCTTTTTCTGTGGGAAGTTTGCAATTCCATTTTTTTTCAAATTTTTCCCTATGATTATCAATTGATTGATAACCTGGGTACATATCTGGTAGTGCACCCATATCAGAAGATCCTTGAACGTTATTCTGTCCCCTTAGTGGGTTAATACCAGTATTGACCCTTCCAACGTTACCAGTTAGCAGTGCTAGGTTACTAAGTGCAAAGACATTATCTGTCCCATTAACATGCTGGGTTATTCCCATGGCATAGATTATTGAGGCGGTGGGGGAAGATGCATAGAGTATACCAGCCTCTCTAATATCATCATGGGATATTCCAGTTAATAATTCTATTTCGTCCCATTCAAGACCGCTAAGATATTCCCTGAATGATTCAA
Coding sequences within:
- a CDS encoding helix-turn-helix domain-containing protein, whose amino-acid sequence is MPKHIISGLRYLAAINLTKQGHTQKEVANKLGINRSTVSHYLNGRNLSIKSIEVAKVITELCPRDFLLLTYALLQDTNKTRTIIKACQKRKFKASVKNSCIGCGICIDSCLMKAIKLNELKAEINPKWCCGCLICVEMCPTNSIEIEEVED